The Triticum aestivum cultivar Chinese Spring chromosome 7B, IWGSC CS RefSeq v2.1, whole genome shotgun sequence genome window below encodes:
- the LOC123163042 gene encoding exocyst complex component EXO70B1 — MARTAASSSVSEAPPTDIVKRMAVSKNAADDMMRVLSIYDARLLPMSPPAEGEAAGEAYGCDQREVEEQEQEHEEEAFAAAEDVIRRCNSSSSSSGMTDYLYAVDDALAAAALQGGLASRAAEAVQAAMPRLEEEARALLCSSSARRLSLSSDDLDDAATPPDASPRLSPRAAASVRGVAERMLRAGYGPELAQVYVTARRDALAEAVAHQLGAAEPVAIEEVLRMEWAVLDQKMRRWNHANRAVVRTLLAGERRLCDEVFASDEELGHECFADVSRGCVLQLLGFADAVAMSARATEKLYRTLGMYEALADVAPELEALFTGDARELFAAEVSAVAARLGSTVRRTIEEFGSAIQGESSRRPVQGGEIHPMNRYVINYCGLLADCRSTLDMILVNTADAVDGDEATGGGGGATSTPSGRCMLELLTRLLRKMDEKSCLYDDAGLKHIFLMNNLYYIVQKVMDSPLRELLGDDWIRRHRGQIRQYETGYLRASWITVLSVLRDDGGSAAPTVKDKARSFNAAFEELYRSQTAWKVIDPQLREELRIAVSERLIPAYRSFLSRPRPQTGSSGGSRHSASKHVKYTLEDLEDYMLDFFEGVQKFVK, encoded by the coding sequence ATGGCGAGGACGGCCGCATCGTCCTCGGTCTCGGAGGCGCCGCCCACGGACATAGTGAAGAGGATGGCCGTCTCCAAGAACGCTGCCGATGACATGATGCGCGTGCTGTCTATCTACGACGCGCGCTTGCTCCCCATGTCCCCTCCGGCGGAGGGTGAGGCGGCCGGGGAGGCGTACGGGTGTGATCAGAGGGaggtggaggagcaggagcaggagcatgaGGAGGAGGCGTTCGCCGCCGCGGAGGACGTCATCCGCCGGTGcaactcctcctcgtcgtcgtccggtaTGACCGACTACCTGTACGCCGTCGACGACGCCCTCGCCGCGGCCGCGCTCCAGGGCGGCCTCGCCTCCCGCGCAGCCGAGGCCGTTCAGGCCGCCATGCCGCGCCtggaggaggaggcgcgcgcgCTGCTCTGCTCTTCGTCCGCGCGGCGCCTCTCGCTCTCCTCGGACGACCTCGACGACGCGGCCACGCCGCCCGACGCGTCGCCGCGCCTCTCCCCGCGCGCGGCCGCCTCCGTCCGCGGCGTCGCGGAGCGCATGCTGCGCGCCGGCTACGGCCCGGAGCTCGCGCAGGTCTACGTCACCGCCCGCCGCGACGCGCTCGCGGAGGCCGTGGCGCACCAGCTGGGCGCCGCCGAGCCCGTGGCCATCGAGGAGGTGTTGAGGATGGAATGGGCGGTGCTCGACCAGAAGATGCGGCGGTGGAACCATGCCAACCGGGCCGTGGTCAGGACCCTcctcgccggcgagcggcggctctgCGACGAGGTCTTCGCGTCCGACGAGGAGCTCGGCCACGAGTGCTTCGCCGACGTCTCCAGGGGCTGCGTCCTGCAGCTGCTCGGCTTCGCGGACGCCGTCGCCATGTCTGCGCGCGCCACCGAGAAGCTCTACCGCACGCTCGGCATGTACGAGGCGCTTGCCGACGTCGCGCCGGAGCTCGAGGCCCTCTTCACCGGAGACGCGCGCGAGCTCTTCGCCGCCGAGGTCTCAGCCGTGGCCGCGCGGCTGGGCTCCACCGTGCGCCGCACGATCGAGGAGTTCGGAAGCGCCATCCAGGGCGAGTCGTCGAGGAGGCCCGTGCAGGGCGGAGAGATCCACCCCATGAACCGCTACGTGATCAACTACTGCGGCCTTCTCGCGGACTGCCGCAGCACGCTGGACATGATCCTCGTCAACACCGCGGATGCGGTCGACGGCGACGAAgccaccggcggcggcgggggcgctaCGTCGACGCCGTCAGGGCGGTGCATGCTCGAGCTGCTGACCCGGCTGCTGCGCAAGATGGACGAGAAGTCGTGCCTCTACGACGACGCCGGCCTGAAACACATATTCCTCATGAACAACCTGTACTACATCGTGCAGAAGGTGATGGACTCCCCGCTCCGGGAGCTCCTCGGCGACGACTGGATCCGCCGGCACCGCGGCCAGATCCGGCAGTACGAGACGGGCTACCTCCGGGCGTCGTGGATCACCGTGCTATCCGTCCTCAGGGACGACGGCGGCAGCGCGGCGCCGACGGTCAAGGACAAGGCGAGGAGCTTCAACGCGGCGTTCGAGGAGCTGTACCGGAGCCAGACGGCGTGGAAAGTGATCGACCCGCAGCTCCGGGAGGAGCTCCGCATCGCCGTGTCGGAGCGGCTTATCCCGGCGTACCGGTCGTTCCTGTCGCGGCCGAGGCCGCAGACGGGATCGTCCGGCGGCAGCCGGCACTCGGCGTCGAAGCACGTCAAGTACACCCTTGAGGATCTCGAGGACTACATGCTGGACTTCTTCGAAGGCGTGCAGAAGTTCGTCAAGTGA